The following coding sequences are from one Candidatus Paceibacterota bacterium window:
- a CDS encoding uroporphyrinogen decarboxylase family protein: MNPKQRVLATLNRRPVDRLPVDLWHTPEIAAALRQDLSVADDFAMWRALGLDKIVWVFMDYQTEAGDRAGAQSGAGAESAGDRTMWGVPLKEIQAGEACYAEFAAAPMAGYDTPAALDRYPWWPKVERFAYDAAIDLARRAAQDYAVIGPWVSFFEIYCQLRGLEQALLDLLENPALVEATLDRIEAIQTEMMQRFFNRARQYLDLVFISDDIAGQKSLLFSSRMWERHLQPRLKRWCDLIHAQGLKVFYHTDGAARPLLKSILDCGVDVLNPIQHACPGMDLAGLKKEFGARVIFHGGVDNQTVLPRGTADDVRAEVGELLRTLGAGREGFICCSCHNVQAGTPLENIFAMVETVQQS, translated from the coding sequence ATGAATCCGAAACAGCGCGTTCTCGCCACCCTTAACCGCCGGCCCGTGGACCGTCTCCCCGTGGATCTCTGGCACACGCCCGAAATCGCCGCCGCGCTGCGCCAGGATCTTTCCGTGGCTGATGACTTTGCCATGTGGCGCGCGCTCGGCCTGGATAAGATCGTCTGGGTGTTCATGGACTACCAGACCGAGGCTGGCGACCGGGCCGGGGCGCAATCGGGCGCGGGCGCCGAGTCCGCCGGCGACCGCACGATGTGGGGCGTGCCGCTCAAGGAAATCCAGGCCGGCGAAGCGTGCTACGCGGAATTCGCCGCCGCGCCAATGGCCGGCTACGACACGCCGGCGGCGCTGGATCGCTATCCCTGGTGGCCCAAGGTGGAACGCTTTGCCTACGACGCGGCGATTGACCTGGCCCGGCGCGCGGCGCAGGACTACGCGGTGATCGGGCCGTGGGTGTCGTTCTTCGAAATCTACTGCCAACTGCGCGGCCTGGAGCAGGCACTGCTGGACCTGTTGGAGAATCCCGCGTTGGTCGAGGCCACGCTCGACCGCATCGAGGCGATCCAGACCGAGATGATGCAGCGCTTCTTCAACCGCGCCCGGCAATACCTCGACCTGGTCTTCATCAGCGACGACATCGCCGGTCAGAAATCGCTGCTGTTCTCGTCGCGGATGTGGGAACGCCATCTCCAACCCCGGTTGAAGCGCTGGTGCGACCTGATCCATGCGCAGGGGCTGAAAGTCTTCTACCACACCGACGGCGCGGCGCGTCCGCTGCTTAAGTCCATCCTCGATTGCGGCGTGGATGTGCTCAATCCCATCCAGCACGCCTGCCCCGGAATGGACCTGGCCGGGCTGAAGAAGGAGTTCGGCGCGCGCGTTATCTTCCACGGCGGCGTGGACAACCAGACCGTGCTGCCGCGCGGCACCGCCGACGACGTGCGGGCCGAGGTCGGCGAGCTCCTCCGCACGCTGGGCGCGGGGCGCGAGGGCTTCATCTGCTGCTCCTGCCACAATGTCCAGGCCGGCACGCCGCTGGAAAACATCTTCGCCATGGTCGA